Proteins encoded in a region of the Streptomyces sp. NBC_00310 genome:
- a CDS encoding family 43 glycosylhydrolase has protein sequence MRPTARTLLLPLLALFLGLLAAPPGAAQPEPGPAPQSVPTSGRKTEYAGYLFAYFTGEGTADGEQIRYALSRGNDALHWRELNAGQPVLTSTIGEKGLRDPFVIRSPEGDKFYMIATDLRMYRNSSGSWDQVQRHGSKSIMVWESTDLVHWTDQRLVKVSPDNAGNTWAPEAYWDDSLGEFVVFWASKLYADDDPDHTGSTYNKMLYATTKDFRTFSEPKVWNDPGYSVIDSTVVKHDGTYYRYTKDERDPTSSSPCAKFITGEKSTSLTSTTYDFVADCIGNGAMDRGEGPTVFKSNTEEKWYLFIDEYGGRGYLPFETTDLDSGEWTPSTNYQLPASPRHGTVIPVTQREYDRLLAAYPVSPTSVVDVTAKGQEGHAIVTEDSAKVVLPMEPGANLARLAPRLQVGEGASVSPRSGTRRDFRKPQKYTVTGADGTRRVWTVEAVPTRSPVLPGLYADPDVKYMNGRYWIYPTTDGFAGWSGTRFKAFSSKDLVHWKDHGQILDLGPDVTWADKNAWAPAIAERDGTYYFYFCAEGNIGVAVADSPAGPFKDALGKPLVAKGRFGGQAIDPSVFVDDDGQAYLYWGNGRGYVVPLNDDMVSFDPTAVKDITPDNYREGSFVIKRKGTYYFMWSEDDTRSENYHVAYATGPSPLGPWTKQGTILSKRPEYGIKGTGHHSVVNVPGTDDWYMVYHRFALNGPGRPGGDGTHRETTVDRMEFAADGTIRPVVPTLESIRPVRRP, from the coding sequence ATGCGCCCCACCGCCCGTACGCTCCTGCTCCCCCTCCTGGCCCTCTTCCTCGGCCTGCTGGCCGCCCCGCCGGGCGCGGCCCAGCCAGAGCCAGGACCCGCACCACAGTCCGTGCCGACATCCGGGCGGAAGACGGAGTACGCCGGCTATCTCTTCGCCTACTTCACTGGCGAGGGCACCGCCGACGGCGAGCAGATCCGCTACGCCCTCAGCCGTGGCAACGACGCGCTGCACTGGCGGGAGCTGAACGCCGGCCAGCCGGTTCTCACCTCGACCATCGGCGAGAAGGGCCTGCGCGACCCCTTCGTGATCCGCTCTCCCGAGGGCGACAAGTTCTACATGATCGCGACCGATCTGCGCATGTACCGCAACAGCAGCGGCAGTTGGGACCAGGTCCAGAGACACGGTAGCAAGTCGATCATGGTCTGGGAGTCCACGGACCTGGTGCACTGGACCGACCAGCGCCTGGTGAAGGTCTCACCCGACAACGCGGGCAACACCTGGGCCCCGGAGGCGTACTGGGACGACAGCCTCGGTGAGTTCGTCGTCTTCTGGGCGTCGAAGCTGTACGCCGACGACGACCCGGACCACACCGGCTCGACGTACAACAAGATGCTGTACGCGACGACGAAGGACTTCCGCACCTTCAGCGAGCCGAAGGTCTGGAACGACCCGGGCTACTCGGTCATCGACTCGACCGTCGTCAAGCACGACGGCACGTACTACCGCTACACCAAGGACGAGCGCGACCCCACCTCCTCCAGCCCCTGCGCCAAGTTCATCACCGGCGAGAAGTCGACCAGCCTGACCTCGACGACGTACGACTTCGTGGCGGACTGCATCGGCAACGGCGCCATGGACCGCGGCGAGGGGCCGACGGTGTTCAAGTCGAACACCGAGGAGAAGTGGTACCTGTTCATCGACGAGTACGGCGGCCGCGGCTACCTCCCCTTCGAGACGACCGACCTCGACTCCGGCGAGTGGACCCCGTCGACGAACTACCAACTGCCCGCGAGCCCTCGGCACGGCACGGTCATCCCGGTGACGCAGCGGGAGTACGACCGACTGCTGGCCGCGTATCCGGTGAGTCCCACCTCGGTGGTGGACGTGACGGCGAAGGGCCAGGAGGGGCACGCGATCGTCACCGAGGACTCCGCGAAGGTCGTCCTGCCGATGGAGCCCGGCGCGAACCTCGCGCGGCTCGCACCGAGGCTCCAGGTCGGTGAGGGCGCTTCGGTGAGCCCGAGGTCGGGCACGCGCCGCGACTTCCGCAAGCCGCAGAAGTACACGGTCACGGGGGCGGACGGTACGCGGCGCGTCTGGACGGTCGAAGCGGTGCCGACCCGCAGCCCGGTCCTGCCGGGCCTCTACGCCGACCCCGACGTCAAGTACATGAACGGCCGGTACTGGATCTACCCGACGACGGACGGCTTCGCGGGCTGGAGCGGCACGCGGTTCAAGGCGTTCTCGTCGAAGGACCTCGTCCACTGGAAGGACCACGGACAGATCCTCGACCTGGGGCCCGACGTGACCTGGGCCGACAAGAACGCCTGGGCCCCGGCGATCGCCGAACGCGACGGCACGTACTACTTCTACTTCTGCGCCGAGGGGAACATCGGCGTCGCGGTCGCCGACTCCCCCGCCGGCCCGTTCAAGGACGCCCTCGGCAAACCCCTGGTCGCCAAGGGGCGGTTCGGCGGCCAGGCCATCGACCCGTCGGTCTTCGTCGACGACGACGGCCAGGCGTATCTCTACTGGGGCAACGGGCGCGGGTACGTCGTCCCGCTGAACGACGACATGGTGTCGTTCGACCCGACCGCGGTGAAGGACATCACCCCGGACAACTACCGGGAGGGCTCCTTCGTGATCAAGCGGAAGGGCACGTACTACTTCATGTGGTCCGAGGACGACACCCGCAGCGAGAACTACCACGTGGCCTACGCGACCGGACCGTCCCCGCTGGGCCCCTGGACCAAGCAGGGCACGATCCTCTCCAAGCGTCCCGAGTACGGCATCAAGGGGACCGGCCACCACTCGGTGGTGAACGTGCCCGGCACGGACGACTGGTACATGGTGTACCACCGGTTCGCCCTCAACGGCCCCGGCAGGCCCGGCGGGGACGGCACCCACCGGGAGACGACCGTCGACCGCATGGAGTTCGCGGCCGACGGCACGATCCGGCCGGTGGTACCGACCCTGGAGTCGATCAGGCCGGTGCGGCGCCCGTAG
- a CDS encoding lipase family alpha/beta hydrolase, protein MVGSPRPLILIRGFGGPGVSDERRDAYQGFNNGSVYAERYGENYIYEGFVLRALKSRLHPYRDATNVVGYYEKEQKPRPGEHDGWPEHLLTGTMVVDVPMAREVLGQGALGTLWIYRYYDLLPRKIDRFGEGLVRLIEIIRHGMRPDEEFTGVDIVAHSMGGLVTRAALSRLGDSSADLVHRIVTLGTPHRGIAFQYLPDALVKCLPDAVADEIAAFDPDRTDIRAIPFPVRRILTVVGTDHRSYSNKFATLGNRIAGLIDGGTLTYNRSDGLVKQASAQIPGAPRTFVHKCHGGDDSLVTSREAYEIAMRFFHGTHHVQLRLDRAEVTRGRDLFGRSEFYLGVSVKPRFVDFDLCHQSSEAENHYGPFRKDDFTDDLPDLAAELSKPLSEPGDATTGWAGENRLIWEGWVDAAAKPEGAVDRSVVLRLDVQVYERDSLGIGFSDNLVFRKQYYVQAVPDGAGEWSLYLHTGERFLAPGVSTEEGHAAAEDEQVSEVWPMRPTDKGGPGTWTFQVGGTGFTADLLLTVTDERTTGAAPA, encoded by the coding sequence GTGGTCGGTAGTCCTCGCCCGCTGATCCTGATTCGCGGATTCGGCGGTCCCGGTGTGTCGGACGAGCGGCGTGACGCGTATCAGGGATTCAACAACGGCAGCGTCTACGCGGAGCGCTACGGCGAGAACTACATCTACGAGGGATTCGTCCTGCGCGCCCTCAAGTCGCGGCTCCACCCGTACCGGGACGCGACCAACGTCGTCGGCTACTACGAGAAGGAGCAGAAGCCCAGACCGGGCGAGCACGACGGATGGCCCGAGCACCTGCTCACCGGCACCATGGTGGTGGACGTCCCCATGGCGCGCGAGGTGCTGGGCCAGGGAGCCCTCGGGACCCTGTGGATCTACCGCTACTACGACCTCCTTCCCCGGAAGATCGACCGCTTCGGGGAAGGGCTGGTCAGGCTCATCGAGATCATCCGGCACGGCATGCGCCCGGACGAGGAGTTCACCGGTGTGGACATCGTCGCGCACAGCATGGGCGGGCTCGTCACCCGGGCCGCCCTGAGCCGGCTGGGGGACAGCAGCGCGGACCTCGTCCACCGCATCGTCACCCTGGGCACACCGCACCGGGGGATCGCGTTCCAGTATCTGCCCGACGCGCTGGTCAAGTGCCTGCCCGACGCGGTCGCGGACGAGATCGCCGCCTTCGACCCGGACCGCACGGACATCCGGGCCATCCCGTTCCCCGTCAGGCGGATCCTCACGGTGGTCGGCACGGACCACCGTTCCTACAGCAACAAGTTCGCCACCCTGGGCAATCGCATCGCCGGCCTGATCGACGGGGGCACGCTCACCTACAACCGCAGCGACGGCCTGGTCAAGCAGGCCTCCGCCCAGATCCCGGGTGCTCCCCGGACCTTCGTCCACAAATGCCACGGCGGCGACGACTCCCTGGTGACATCGCGCGAGGCCTACGAGATCGCCATGCGCTTCTTCCACGGCACGCACCACGTGCAGCTGCGACTGGACAGGGCCGAGGTGACGCGTGGCCGGGACCTCTTCGGCCGCAGCGAGTTCTATCTCGGGGTGTCCGTCAAACCCCGGTTCGTCGACTTCGACCTGTGCCATCAGAGCAGCGAGGCCGAGAACCACTACGGCCCCTTCCGCAAGGACGACTTCACCGACGACCTGCCCGATCTCGCCGCGGAGTTGAGCAAGCCGCTCTCGGAACCGGGTGACGCCACCACCGGGTGGGCGGGCGAGAACCGGCTGATCTGGGAGGGCTGGGTCGACGCCGCCGCCAAACCCGAGGGGGCGGTGGACCGGAGCGTGGTGCTCCGCCTCGACGTCCAGGTGTACGAGCGGGACAGCCTCGGCATCGGATTCTCCGACAACCTCGTCTTCCGCAAGCAGTACTACGTCCAGGCGGTGCCCGATGGCGCGGGGGAGTGGTCGCTGTACCTCCACACCGGCGAGCGCTTCCTGGCGCCGGGGGTGAGCACCGAGGAAGGGCACGCCGCCGCGGAGGACGAGCAGGTGTCGGAGGTGTGGCCGATGAGGCCCACCGACAAGGGTGGGCCAGGCACCTGGACCTTCCAGGTCGGTGGGACCGGCTTCACGGCGGACCTGCTGCTGACGGTGACCGACGAACGGACTACGGGCGCCGCACCGGCCTGA
- a CDS encoding right-handed parallel beta-helix repeat-containing protein, producing the protein MRRTRISLTALATVAATAAGLGILATPAQAATVVVSNSTDLSNAIKNATAGTTIQVRGGTYYPTATIQSTANGTSSSRIYLQPYGSETVKIDGSNLPDGDWIFKLTADYWTVSGITFQNSPDSAVVCQSCASTVWDNIKTINGGDSGFTLTGDSTTNNTVRNIDSYGHYDPANHGENADGIAVKYGSGSGNLITGARLYNNSDDGLDFWSFSSPVTVEHTWAMGNGKNRWSDSAFAGDGNGYKLGGDGETVAHVINNSAAWDNAGNGFTENSNKGAIVINRTTAYANAKWGYYFATGAARLGKNLAVSNGGGSVNKGSSVVSSGNNWDSGISTPSFRSTDASSTYNARSSSGTLPATTFLTTGSTTIGSTMN; encoded by the coding sequence ATGCGTCGTACGAGGATCTCCCTCACCGCTCTCGCCACCGTCGCCGCGACCGCCGCCGGCCTCGGCATCCTGGCGACCCCCGCCCAGGCCGCCACGGTGGTCGTCAGCAACTCCACCGACCTGTCGAACGCCATCAAGAACGCCACCGCCGGCACCACCATCCAGGTGCGCGGCGGCACGTACTACCCGACGGCGACCATCCAGTCGACGGCGAACGGCACCTCGTCCAGCCGGATCTACCTCCAGCCGTACGGCTCGGAGACCGTGAAGATCGACGGCTCGAACCTCCCCGACGGCGACTGGATCTTCAAGCTGACCGCCGACTACTGGACCGTCTCCGGCATCACCTTCCAGAACTCCCCGGACAGCGCGGTCGTCTGCCAGTCCTGCGCCTCCACGGTCTGGGACAACATCAAGACCATCAACGGCGGCGACTCCGGCTTCACGCTCACCGGCGACAGCACCACCAACAACACCGTCCGCAACATCGACTCCTACGGCCACTACGACCCGGCCAACCACGGGGAGAACGCCGACGGCATCGCAGTGAAGTACGGCTCCGGCAGCGGCAACCTCATCACCGGAGCCCGCCTCTACAACAACTCGGACGACGGCCTGGACTTCTGGTCCTTCTCCTCGCCCGTCACCGTCGAGCACACCTGGGCGATGGGCAACGGCAAGAACCGCTGGTCGGACTCCGCGTTCGCGGGCGACGGCAACGGCTACAAGCTGGGCGGCGACGGCGAGACCGTGGCCCATGTCATCAACAACTCGGCCGCCTGGGACAACGCGGGCAACGGCTTCACCGAGAACAGCAACAAGGGCGCCATCGTCATCAACCGCACCACCGCCTACGCCAACGCCAAGTGGGGCTACTACTTCGCCACCGGCGCGGCCCGCCTCGGCAAGAACCTGGCGGTCAGTAACGGCGGCGGCTCGGTCAACAAGGGTTCGTCCGTCGTGTCGTCCGGCAACAACTGGGACTCCGGCATCTCGACCCCGTCGTTCCGCTCCACCGACGCCTCCTCGACGTACAACGCCCGTTCGTCGAGCGGCACGCTGCCCGCGACCACCTTCCTGACCACGGGCAGTACGACGATCGGCTCGACGATGAACTGA
- a CDS encoding dienelactone hydrolase family protein, producing the protein MAAGEPTGGREPVGAPGSPGAHGPVGRRAFVVGAGAAALLAGAGTAAAGAEPLPVAAAATEAAALEGTLPDFHPLLKDELRFPLAWGTSPIRDFRTWRRVARAKVEEHLFVARDETPYAPEFGERRTEGEGYTRELVTFSLTRYGRVRGALLTPHGTGPFPAVLLLHDHGAKFDIGKEKLVRPWFDESRLASAQGWADRYFSGRFVGDELARRGYVVLAVDALGWGDRGPVTYEEQQALASNLYHLGSSLAGLMAREDVRAAAFLAGLDRVDRRRVAALGFSMGAFRAWQTAALSDDIAAAASVCWMTGLKEVMVPGNNILRGQSSYYMLHPGLARYLDFPDVASIGAPKPMLFLHGGQDPLFTSEGVRVAHEKLRAVWRSRHAGERLDLRIRPDLGHVFTAPVQDDAFTWLDAVL; encoded by the coding sequence ATGGCCGCCGGTGAACCGACAGGCGGTCGCGAGCCGGTGGGCGCCCCCGGCTCGCCGGGGGCCCATGGACCCGTGGGGCGCCGCGCGTTCGTCGTGGGCGCCGGGGCGGCGGCGCTCCTCGCGGGGGCGGGAACGGCGGCGGCCGGGGCGGAGCCCTTGCCCGTCGCCGCGGCCGCCACCGAGGCCGCCGCGCTGGAAGGCACCCTCCCCGACTTCCACCCCCTCCTCAAGGACGAGCTCCGCTTCCCGCTCGCCTGGGGCACCTCGCCGATCCGGGACTTCCGCACCTGGCGGCGGGTGGCCCGGGCGAAGGTCGAGGAGCATCTGTTCGTCGCCCGGGACGAGACCCCCTACGCCCCCGAGTTCGGTGAGCGGCGGACCGAAGGCGAGGGCTACACACGGGAGTTGGTCACCTTCTCGCTCACCCGGTACGGCCGGGTGAGGGGCGCCCTGCTCACCCCGCACGGCACCGGACCGTTCCCGGCCGTCCTCCTCCTGCACGACCACGGCGCCAAGTTCGACATCGGGAAGGAGAAGCTGGTCCGGCCCTGGTTCGACGAGAGCCGTCTGGCCTCGGCGCAGGGCTGGGCCGACCGGTACTTCAGCGGACGGTTCGTCGGCGACGAACTGGCCCGGCGCGGATACGTCGTCCTCGCCGTCGACGCGCTCGGCTGGGGCGACCGGGGCCCGGTCACGTACGAGGAACAGCAGGCCCTCGCGAGCAACCTCTACCACCTGGGCTCGTCGCTCGCCGGGCTCATGGCCCGGGAGGACGTGCGCGCGGCGGCCTTCCTGGCCGGGCTCGACCGGGTGGACCGGCGCCGGGTCGCGGCCCTCGGTTTCTCGATGGGCGCGTTCCGGGCCTGGCAGACGGCGGCGCTCAGCGACGACATCGCGGCCGCCGCGAGCGTGTGCTGGATGACCGGCCTCAAGGAGGTCATGGTCCCCGGCAACAACATCCTGCGCGGCCAGTCCTCCTACTACATGCTCCATCCCGGGCTCGCCCGGTACCTCGACTTCCCCGACGTGGCGAGCATCGGCGCCCCCAAGCCGATGCTCTTCCTCCACGGCGGCCAGGACCCCCTCTTCACCAGTGAGGGCGTCCGGGTCGCGCACGAGAAGCTGCGCGCCGTCTGGCGCTCGCGCCACGCCGGGGAGCGGTTGGACCTCCGCATCCGGCCGGACCTCGGCCATGTGTTCACCGCACCCGTGCAGGACGACGCCTTCACATGGCTGGACGCCGTTCTGTAG
- a CDS encoding pectinesterase family protein, translating into MRRRTLLTGIAGGLAAVGTTPALARGTQGRRVLHVRPGGSVQAAVDAVTGPGWTIVVHPGTYREVVNIPAHKGELTVRGASRDPRAAVVVFDRANGTPRPEGGTYGTAGSATFTSAAPGLTVRDLTLANDWLRADHPDYTGTQAVAAYVTGDRSHFENVRFLAHQDTLFADTTALDAFDRQYYRHCYIEGDVDFVFGRARAVFDACHFHTLQRDVSFTPKGMVFAPATARANPYGFLALRGRITSGAEDAAYKIARPWVPSYETTAWPSLVVRDTWIGPGIDAVEPYTNMREAYPWQSMRFREYGNSGPGAVITVPQNRPQLTVAEAGAHTRRTYLGEWRPYGRR; encoded by the coding sequence ATGCGCCGGCGCACACTGCTCACCGGGATCGCCGGCGGCCTGGCGGCCGTCGGCACGACCCCCGCCCTCGCCCGGGGCACCCAGGGCCGCCGGGTCCTGCACGTCCGGCCCGGCGGGTCGGTCCAGGCCGCAGTCGACGCCGTCACCGGCCCCGGGTGGACGATCGTCGTCCACCCGGGGACCTACCGGGAGGTCGTCAACATCCCCGCGCACAAGGGGGAGTTGACCGTGCGCGGCGCGTCCCGCGACCCCCGCGCCGCCGTCGTCGTCTTCGACCGCGCCAACGGCACGCCCAGGCCCGAGGGCGGTACCTACGGCACCGCGGGCTCCGCCACCTTCACCTCGGCGGCGCCCGGCCTGACCGTACGCGACCTGACCCTCGCCAACGACTGGCTGCGTGCCGACCACCCGGACTACACGGGGACGCAGGCGGTCGCCGCGTACGTCACCGGGGACCGCTCGCACTTCGAGAACGTCCGCTTCCTCGCCCACCAGGACACCCTCTTCGCGGACACCACCGCGCTCGACGCCTTCGACCGGCAGTACTACCGCCACTGCTACATCGAGGGTGACGTGGACTTCGTCTTCGGGCGGGCCAGGGCCGTCTTCGACGCCTGCCACTTCCACACCCTCCAGCGGGACGTGTCCTTCACCCCCAAGGGCATGGTCTTCGCCCCCGCCACCGCCCGTGCCAACCCCTACGGCTTCCTCGCCCTGCGCGGCCGGATCACCTCCGGCGCCGAGGACGCCGCCTACAAGATCGCCCGCCCCTGGGTGCCGTCGTACGAGACGACCGCCTGGCCCTCGCTGGTCGTGCGGGACACCTGGATCGGCCCCGGTATCGACGCCGTCGAGCCCTACACCAACATGCGCGAGGCCTACCCCTGGCAGAGCATGCGCTTTCGCGAGTACGGCAACTCCGGTCCGGGCGCGGTGATCACGGTGCCGCAGAACCGGCCCCAGCTGACGGTCGCCGAAGCCGGGGCCCACACGCGGCGGACGTATCTGGGGGAGTGGAGGCCGTATGGCCGCCGGTGA
- a CDS encoding pectinesterase family protein, with protein MTGSGRTFGRRSFVVAGVGAALALGVAPHAQAARGRRVFGRYGSPSARLSEQTLYVDAGGAGDFTTVQAAVTASGTGYTLVLAPGVYRETVAVGVARTEMTWIGASGNARDVVVVYDNAAGTPKPGGGTYGTTGSATTLVQADGFTARDLTFANDWLRADHPGVSGTQAVAIKVQGDRSAFLRCRFLGHQDTLYADSMALGTFARQYFRDCYAEGDVDFVFGRATAVFDRCHFHTLTRTDLASAPYGFVFAPSTAGANPRGYLVTGGRITSEAPDAHYKLARPWVPSSDTTARPMLTVRESRLGAGIDAVAPYTNMSAGFPWQDQRFAEYRNTGPGAVVSVPANRPQLTAAEAESATREAYLGDWTPWERC; from the coding sequence ATGACCGGTTCCGGCCGGACGTTCGGCAGGCGGTCGTTCGTCGTCGCCGGTGTCGGCGCCGCGCTCGCGCTCGGCGTCGCGCCCCACGCCCAGGCCGCCCGCGGGCGCCGGGTCTTCGGGCGGTACGGGTCGCCGTCCGCCCGGCTCAGCGAGCAGACCCTGTACGTGGACGCCGGCGGCGCCGGTGACTTCACCACCGTCCAGGCCGCGGTGACCGCGAGCGGCACCGGATACACGCTGGTCCTCGCGCCGGGCGTGTACCGGGAGACGGTCGCCGTCGGTGTCGCCCGTACGGAGATGACCTGGATCGGGGCCTCCGGGAACGCCCGGGACGTCGTCGTCGTGTACGACAACGCGGCCGGCACCCCGAAGCCCGGCGGCGGCACCTACGGCACCACCGGGTCCGCCACGACCCTGGTGCAGGCCGACGGGTTCACCGCGCGGGACCTGACCTTCGCCAACGACTGGCTGCGCGCCGACCACCCCGGCGTCAGCGGCACCCAGGCCGTCGCCATCAAGGTGCAGGGCGACCGGTCGGCGTTCCTGCGGTGCCGGTTCCTCGGGCATCAGGACACCCTGTACGCCGACTCGATGGCACTTGGCACCTTCGCCCGGCAGTACTTCCGCGACTGCTACGCCGAGGGTGACGTGGACTTTGTCTTCGGGCGGGCCACGGCCGTGTTCGACCGCTGCCACTTCCACACGCTGACCAGGACCGATCTGGCGTCCGCCCCGTACGGGTTCGTGTTCGCCCCCTCCACGGCCGGCGCCAACCCGCGCGGCTACCTGGTCACCGGCGGCCGCATCACGAGCGAGGCCCCGGACGCCCACTACAAGCTGGCCCGCCCCTGGGTGCCCAGCTCGGACACCACCGCCCGGCCCATGCTCACCGTGCGCGAGAGCCGCCTCGGTGCCGGGATCGACGCGGTCGCGCCCTACACCAACATGTCGGCGGGCTTCCCCTGGCAGGACCAGCGGTTCGCCGAGTACCGGAACACCGGACCGGGGGCCGTCGTCTCCGTCCCCGCGAACCGGCCCCAACTGACGGCCGCGGAGGCCGAGTCGGCCACCCGTGAGGCGTACCTCGGCGACTGGACCCCGTGGGAGAGGTGCTGA
- a CDS encoding pectate lyase family protein — protein MRPRIWHAHAITAVVGCTALVLGVTGTGVAQSQGRDLGRQVLGTGDGWGSAEGGTAGGSTAGAEHVYTVTTWAQFKAALKDGGDAPKIIKVKGMIDAVSEGCEAFVAGGYDLQQYLKDYDPAVYGNDKVAMGPQEDARVASAANQDSEIKANIPSNTTIVGVGKNSGILGGSLQIKGVSNVIMRNLTIEAPLDCFPKWDPTDDNNTGNWNSEYDAVVVYGTDHVWLDHNTFTDGRYPDSERPVYFGKVFQQHDGLTDIVRGSNYVTVSWNRFQDHDKNMLIGNGDGLATTDSGKLKVTMHHNRFDGILQRSPRVRFGQVDVYNNHYVITDEQKDDYYIFGVGISSQLHASDNAISLPAGASVGKALKKWNESPLTAQNNYVNGRLTDLIAVHNAEIPAETLQSGAGWTPTLRTKVDSPRAVPGIVAGGAGAGKVC, from the coding sequence ATGCGTCCTCGTATCTGGCATGCCCATGCCATCACCGCCGTCGTCGGCTGCACCGCACTCGTGCTCGGCGTCACCGGGACCGGTGTCGCCCAGTCCCAGGGGCGTGACCTCGGTCGCCAGGTCCTCGGTACAGGTGACGGCTGGGGGTCGGCGGAGGGTGGTACGGCCGGTGGCTCGACGGCCGGTGCCGAGCACGTGTACACCGTGACCACCTGGGCGCAGTTCAAGGCCGCGCTGAAGGACGGCGGTGACGCGCCGAAGATCATCAAGGTCAAGGGCATGATCGACGCCGTTTCCGAGGGATGCGAGGCCTTCGTCGCCGGCGGCTACGACCTCCAGCAGTACCTCAAGGACTACGACCCGGCCGTCTACGGCAACGACAAGGTCGCCATGGGCCCCCAGGAGGACGCGCGGGTCGCCTCCGCCGCCAACCAGGACTCGGAGATCAAGGCCAACATCCCCAGCAACACCACCATCGTCGGCGTCGGCAAGAACTCCGGCATCCTCGGCGGCAGCCTCCAGATCAAGGGCGTCTCGAACGTCATCATGCGCAACCTCACCATCGAGGCCCCGCTCGACTGCTTCCCGAAGTGGGACCCGACCGACGACAACAACACCGGCAACTGGAACTCCGAGTACGACGCCGTGGTCGTCTACGGCACCGACCACGTGTGGCTCGACCACAACACGTTCACCGACGGGCGCTACCCCGACAGCGAGCGGCCGGTCTACTTCGGCAAGGTCTTCCAGCAGCACGACGGGCTGACGGACATCGTGCGCGGCTCCAACTACGTGACCGTGTCCTGGAACCGCTTCCAGGACCACGACAAGAACATGCTGATCGGGAACGGCGACGGCCTCGCCACCACCGACTCCGGCAAGCTCAAGGTCACCATGCACCACAACCGCTTCGACGGGATCCTCCAGCGTTCCCCGCGCGTGCGGTTCGGACAGGTGGACGTCTACAACAACCACTACGTGATCACCGACGAGCAGAAGGACGACTACTACATCTTCGGTGTCGGCATCTCCTCGCAGCTCCACGCCAGCGACAACGCGATCTCCCTGCCGGCGGGTGCCAGTGTCGGCAAGGCCCTGAAGAAGTGGAACGAGTCGCCGCTCACCGCCCAGAACAACTACGTCAACGGCAGACTGACGGACCTCATCGCCGTCCACAACGCCGAGATCCCCGCCGAGACCCTCCAGTCCGGCGCCGGGTGGACGCCCACCCTGCGGACGAAGGTCGACTCGCCGCGTGCCGTGCCGGGCATCGTCGCGGGCGGCGCGGGCGCCGGGAAGGTCTGCTGA